One segment of Panthera leo isolate Ple1 chromosome A3, P.leo_Ple1_pat1.1, whole genome shotgun sequence DNA contains the following:
- the NPBWR2 gene encoding LOW QUALITY PROTEIN: neuropeptides B/W receptor type 2 (The sequence of the model RefSeq protein was modified relative to this genomic sequence to represent the inferred CDS: inserted 1 base in 1 codon; deleted 1 base in 1 codon), with protein MQAAGLDPLESRGFPFQAAVGANFSWDNGTGHNVTLPEPLPPFYVLLPTVYSVICAMGLAGNTXVIYVIRRVPKMKTVSNVFILNLATADGLFTLVLPVSITEHLLQRWPFGEPLCKLVLAIDHYNIFSGIYFPATMSVDRYLVVLATTQCRRVPQRTLRGAKITSLCVWIGVTIMVLPFSSFAGVYSNQPQVTSCGLIFPRPERAWFKASRIYMLVLGFVVPVCTLCVLYVDLLRRLRALRLHSKTKALGRAKRKVTTLVLAVLAVGLLCWTPFHLASVVALTTDVPQTSLVSGISYVVTSLSYASSCLNPFLYAFLDENFPNSFRSTFRCSGASAPSAEPPCVC; from the exons ATGCAGGCTGCTGGGCTGGATCCCCTTGAAAGCAGAGGCTTCCCCTTCCAGGCTGCGGTGGGCGCCAACTTCTCCTGGGACAACGGCACC GGGCACAATGTCACCCTCCCCGAGCCGCTGCCACCCTTCTACGTGCTCCTGCCAACGGTGTACTCTGTGATCTGTGCCATGGGGCTGGCAGGTAACA GTGTCATCTACGTGATTCGGAGGGTGCCCAAGATGAAAACGGTGAGCAACGTGTTCATCTTGAACCTGGCCACCGCCGATGGCCTCTTCACGCTGGTGCTGCCTGTCAGCATCACGGAGCACCTCCTGCAGCGCTGGCCCTTCGGGGAGCCGCTCTGCAAACTGGTGCTGGCCATCGACCACTACAACATCTTCTCCGGCATCTACTTCCCGGCCACCATGAGTGTGGATCGCTACCTGGTGGTGCTGGCCACCACACAGTGCCGCCGGGTGCCCCAGCGCACCCTCCGCGGAGCGAAGATCACCAGCCTTTGTGTCTGGATCGGTGTCACCATCATGgtcctgcccttctcctcctttgCTGGCGTCTACAGCAATCAGCCGCAGGTCACGAGTTGCGGGCTGATCTTCCCGCGGCCTGAGAGGGCCTGGTTCAAGGCCAGCCGCATCTACATGCTAGTCCTGGGCTTTGTGGTGCCCGTGTGTACCCTCTGCGTGCTCTACGTGGACCTGTTGCGTCGGCTGCGGGCCCTGCGGCTCCACTCCAAAACCAAAGCTCTGGGCAGAGCCAAGCGGAAGGTGACCACCCTGGTCCTGGCTGTGCTGGCCGTGGGCCTGCTCTGCTGGACGCCCTTCCACCTGGCCTCCGTCGTGGCCCTGACCACAGACGTGCCCCAGACGTCACTGGTCAGCGGCATCTCCTACGTCGTCACCAGCCTCAGCTATGCCAGCTCCTGTCTCAACCCTTTCCTCTACGCCTTCCTGGATGAGAACTTCCCAAACAGCTTCCGCAGCACCTTCCGGTGCTCAGGGGCCTCAGCGCCCTCTGCAGAGCCCCCGTGTGTCTGCTAG